In Anaerococcus prevotii DSM 20548, the genomic window GATCTTTTGACTAGGACTGAAGATATCATGTTAGAATCTGCTGTTCCGTAGCCTAGATATTTTTCTAAATCACTTCCATCAACATAGGAAATATTAGAATCTTCCCTAACTCCCATAGACTTATTTACTGTAGCCTTCTCATCTTCTGTTAGGGCTACTCCATAGATTACGTCGTCCTTTTTGGGATCAAAGTCACTTGCCATAGCAAGATTTGGGAGAAGGATTATAAGGGACATAAGCCCTGCTAGAATTTTCTTAAACATATTATTACCTATAGGCTTTCAATCTTTTCTATAATTGGACTTAACTCTTTCATATCTATATCTTCTGCAAGACCTGAGTCGATTTTTTCTGCTATTTGTGGGTCGATTGGAAGCTTGGCTAGGGTGTCTATGTCGTATTTTTCTGCTACTTCATCTAGCCTACTCTTACCGAATATCTCGTGCTTACTTCCACAATCTGGACATTCGAAATAAGACATATTCTCAACCATACCTATGACTTTCTTGCCCATCATCTTAGCCATCTTGATAGACTTTTCTACAACCATCTCTACTAGGCCTTGTGGTGTCGCTACTGCAACTACGCCATCTATTGGTAGGGATTGGAAGACTGTAAGTGGTACGTCAGCAGTTCCTGGAGGCATATCCACTATCATATAATCGATCTCTCCCCAGTCTACATCTGTATAGAATTGTTTTAGGACATTGGTCACGATTGATGATCTCCAAACAACTGGGTCAGTCTTTTGGCGTAAAATCATGTTTACAGAAATTAGCCTTATTCCGTCACGGGTGATAGCAGGATACATGAGTCCTTCCTTGGTTCCCCTAACTGGCTCATCTATACCAAAGGCTTCTGCCATGGAAGGCCCTGTGATATCAGCATCA contains:
- a CDS encoding Mrp/NBP35 family ATP-binding protein, translated to MQKKNINLDKFKIKLHEGSSVGKVIAVMSGKGGVGKSSVSSLLASSLSKKGYKVAVFDADITGPSMAEAFGIDEPVRGTKEGLMYPAITRDGIRLISVNMILRQKTDPVVWRSSIVTNVLKQFYTDVDWGEIDYMIVDMPPGTADVPLTVFQSLPIDGVVAVATPQGLVEMVVEKSIKMAKMMGKKVIGMVENMSYFECPDCGSKHEIFGKSRLDEVAEKYDIDTLAKLPIDPQIAEKIDSGLAEDIDMKELSPIIEKIESL